The genomic window CCACCGCCCCGAAGGCCAGCGAGGGCTCGGCCGTCCACGCCATGGGCTCGGAGATGAGCCCCACGGCCATGAAGATGGCGTTCACCACCCCGTAGATGTCGTTGAACATCCAAGCCCACATCCGCGCCGAGACGACGGTGGGGATGGCCCAGGGCACGAGGACCGCGGCGCGCAGCAGGCCGCGGCCCCCGAACTTCGCGTTCAGCGCCAGGGCGATGACCATCCCCAGCACCGTCTCCAGAAAGACCGACACCCCCGCGAACTTGAAGGTGGTGACCACCGTGGTCCACCAGTCCGGATCGTCCAGGACCTGGCGGATGCTGTCCAACCCCACGAACTGCGAGGCGGCCAGGTCCGTGAGGTTCGCGTCCGTGAACGAGAACCAGAAGGTCCGCGCCAACGGCCAGCCCGCCACCAGCAACATCACCACCAGGGTGGGGGCCAGGAACAGCCAGGCAGCGCGGGTGCGCTCGCGCAGCAGGGCGGAGGCGCCTTCCGGCGGTCCGGAAGTGCCCCCTTCGCCAGGAACGATCGGGGTCGCGGGGTGGGCCATTACCGCCTCCTTACCACTTCCCGTTCTTGCCCAGGCTCTTGAGCTTCGTCTCCACGCGCTTCAGGTTGTCCGCCGCCTTACCTTTGCCCGACAGCGTGGCGTACACGGCGTTACGGAACTCGGTGCTCACCTGGTTGTACTTGGTGCCGGTGATGGTGGGCCGCGGCACCGCGTTCACGAACGTGTCGTAGAGGCTGCCGAAGAAGGGGTTGGCCTTGAGCAGCTCCTCGTCCTTGTAGAGGCTCATGATGGTGGGGTTGAAGGCGCCCACCAGCGCGCGGCGCTTCTGCTCCTCGGGGCCCGTCAGGTACTTCACCAGGTCCACGGCGATCTCCGGGTTCTTGGAGTACTTGGACACCCCGAGCTGCCAGCCGCCCAGCGCGCCCGTGGCCTTGCCCTCCGGGCCGCCCTTGGGCAGCGCCATCACTTCCACCTTGCCCTTGATCTGGCTGTCCTTGGAGTTCGCCAGCGCCCAGGCGTACGGCCAGTTGCGCATGAACACCGCGTTGCCGGACTGGAACGCGCCGCGCGCGCCCTCCTCCTCGTAGGAGAGCACGCCCTTGGGCACCACGTTGCCCACCAGCGAGGCGATGAAGTCGATGGCCTCCGCGGCCTTCGGGTTGTTGACGGTGACCTGGCCGTTGGCGTCCACAATGGTGCCGCCGCCGAACGCGTCCAGCCACTCCACCGCGTTGCACGTCAGGCCCTCGTACGACTTGCCCTGGAACACGTAGCCCACGAGCTTGTCGTTGCCCCCCTTCTTCTCCGCGTCCACGACGGTCTTCGCCGTCTGCGCCAGCTCCTGCCACGTGGTGGGCGGCTTCTGCCCGTGCTTCTCCAGCAGGTCCTTGCGGTAGTAGAGCAGGCCCGCCTCGGTGAACCAGGGCATCGCCACCAGCTTGCCGTTCACCGTGTTGTTCTTCACGATGGGCTGGAAGTGCTGCTTGAGCACGTCCTCGGGGAAGTGCGGCTTCAGGTCGATGAAGTGGTTGGCCACGATGCCCGGCCAGATGATGTCGATGCGCACCACGTCCAGGTCCGTGGAGCCCGCCGCCAAGAGCTGCTGGAACTGCGCGAGCTGCTGCCCGGCGTCCGTCGGCACGCTCATGATCTGCACCGTGTGCCCGCTCTTCTTCGCCCAGGCCTGAGCCCCCTGGGTGCAGAGCTCCTGCTCCTGGCCCACGCTGCCACAGGCAATGACGATCTTCTCCGCCTGCGCCAGCTCCGGGGTGATGAGTGCCGCCGCGGCCACAAGCCCTGCCAGTACCTTTTTCATACGTGCTTCCTCCAAGGAAACGCTCCGCCCCTGGAGCGTCGA from Stigmatella erecta includes these protein-coding regions:
- a CDS encoding carbohydrate ABC transporter permease; protein product: MAHPATPIVPGEGGTSGPPEGASALLRERTRAAWLFLAPTLVVMLLVAGWPLARTFWFSFTDANLTDLAASQFVGLDSIRQVLDDPDWWTTVVTTFKFAGVSVFLETVLGMVIALALNAKFGGRGLLRAAVLVPWAIPTVVSARMWAWMFNDIYGVVNAIFMAVGLISEPMAWTAEPSLAFGAVVAVDVWKTTPFMTLLILAALQMLPGDVYEAARIDGAGPIRAFFQVTLPMLKGPLMVAIIFRILDALRVFDIFFVLTGGGTDTMPMAGYARQRMFEYQEIGVGSAAASLLFAIIAVFTALYMVVGRVKLGD
- a CDS encoding ABC transporter substrate-binding protein, whose translation is MKKVLAGLVAAAALITPELAQAEKIVIACGSVGQEQELCTQGAQAWAKKSGHTVQIMSVPTDAGQQLAQFQQLLAAGSTDLDVVRIDIIWPGIVANHFIDLKPHFPEDVLKQHFQPIVKNNTVNGKLVAMPWFTEAGLLYYRKDLLEKHGQKPPTTWQELAQTAKTVVDAEKKGGNDKLVGYVFQGKSYEGLTCNAVEWLDAFGGGTIVDANGQVTVNNPKAAEAIDFIASLVGNVVPKGVLSYEEEGARGAFQSGNAVFMRNWPYAWALANSKDSQIKGKVEVMALPKGGPEGKATGALGGWQLGVSKYSKNPEIAVDLVKYLTGPEEQKRRALVGAFNPTIMSLYKDEELLKANPFFGSLYDTFVNAVPRPTITGTKYNQVSTEFRNAVYATLSGKGKAADNLKRVETKLKSLGKNGKW